From one Patescibacteria group bacterium genomic stretch:
- a CDS encoding lytic murein transglycosylase produces the protein MKTLGLFFCLLLLAPASWARLDSAERAQDWEDQKQDKLLRDLEKEGFSRGSMVALLSDSSVKFYPYIYQKFEAARKRKDDPYKPFFTEKSIGLGKDFIRQNQALLAEVEAKFGVEKEILVALLRIESCFGENQGSYQVFGVFVSLVRYGEARVGWATKELIAFLKMCCQQNWDPLAINSSYAGALGIPQFMPTSYWELAVDGDGDKKIDLFNLKDAVHSMANFLAKRGWQRDQQGSLRAYNRDSLFVSAIERYAQKMKE, from the coding sequence ATGAAAACCTTAGGTTTGTTCTTTTGTTTGCTTTTGCTGGCGCCGGCCAGCTGGGCTCGGCTCGATTCGGCGGAGCGGGCGCAGGACTGGGAGGACCAAAAACAGGATAAGCTTTTGCGCGACCTGGAGAAGGAAGGGTTTTCCAGAGGCAGTATGGTTGCCTTGCTCTCGGATTCTTCAGTGAAATTTTATCCCTACATATACCAAAAGTTTGAGGCCGCCAGAAAGCGAAAAGATGATCCTTACAAACCATTTTTTACGGAAAAGTCAATTGGTTTGGGCAAAGATTTTATCCGTCAGAACCAGGCGCTTTTGGCTGAAGTGGAAGCAAAATTTGGCGTGGAAAAAGAAATCTTGGTTGCTTTGTTAAGGATAGAGAGTTGTTTCGGAGAAAATCAAGGTTCTTATCAGGTTTTTGGGGTTTTTGTGAGTCTGGTGCGCTATGGTGAGGCCCGGGTCGGATGGGCTACCAAAGAGTTAATTGCTTTTTTAAAGATGTGTTGCCAGCAGAACTGGGACCCCTTGGCAATTAACTCGTCCTATGCCGGGGCTCTCGGTATTCCCCAGTTCATGCCGACGAGTTATTGGGAATTGGCTGTGGACGGAGATGGTGATAAGAAAATTGACCTTTTCAATTTAAAAGACGCTGTCCATAGCATGGCTAATTTTTTAGCTAAACGCGGTTGGCAGCGCGACCAACAGGGGAGTCTCCGAGCTTACAACCGAGATTCGCTATTTGTTTCAGCAATTGAGCGCTATGCGCAAAAGATGAAAGAGTAG
- a CDS encoding carboxypeptidase-like regulatory domain-containing protein gives MINNGTGITLSPLVTLNFYAGADVAKMAISNFSDLNQMPGSTGQIAFSSSYFWNLCEGRAECLEGAYTVYVKFYTQYGQPSQLVSDSIAYQKIAPPSTPPKEGAQPEAPPEQSQVEPEPEVVKEKVVKKPVIQRVGEAVSKIIPDFLKPEPKQEEPEEKPFEQTLPKQAPQAMRGDWSLLPESGIKQFVLEPLPEEVRTLAQKFPNLSQTFAKLGITKFTDLEKLKTAKLTLPCLTKLLDLPQLDLGRAGFTLPKGVPLAKLSASLKEEIPTEIVFAKTGNETIDLDIDLTINEQGQTSQKITTISGQPLKLIIKPEAPVKEIKGYLVLTAVDMSLIPAFPELSLADVLSQSIFAKPVLAQAPPPTQYIALEGSELARPLVLGVSAESQLETRLALQEFEYTDKDGDGIYTAEIAAPVVAGEYEIITLLDYQDINLGTKEIRLITVIDPEGYVYEKLGDKETRIPGAIISLFWLNPQSKKYEEWPASEFQQENPQITNNTGKYSFLVPEGSYYLNIEAPGYEDYEGKPLQVKQGAGIHTNIELKTKHAWLKAIDWKVILLVVVVLLLLYNFYRDKLRERIKK, from the coding sequence ATGATCAATAATGGCACTGGCATTACTTTAAGCCCCCTTGTTACTTTAAATTTTTATGCCGGTGCTGATGTTGCCAAGATGGCAATTTCTAATTTTTCCGATTTAAACCAGATGCCGGGCTCAACCGGGCAAATTGCTTTTTCCTCCTCTTATTTCTGGAACCTTTGCGAAGGCCGAGCCGAGTGCCTTGAAGGCGCGTACACGGTTTATGTTAAATTTTACACCCAATACGGCCAGCCATCCCAATTAGTTTCTGATTCTATTGCTTATCAAAAAATTGCTCCACCCTCAACACCACCCAAAGAAGGGGCCCAGCCAGAAGCTCCGCCGGAACAAAGCCAAGTTGAACCTGAACCAGAAGTTGTTAAAGAAAAAGTCGTTAAAAAGCCGGTGATTCAGCGGGTGGGCGAGGCAGTTTCCAAAATCATTCCAGATTTTCTAAAACCCGAGCCTAAACAGGAGGAGCCCGAAGAAAAGCCGTTTGAGCAGACTTTGCCCAAGCAAGCGCCTCAAGCAATGCGAGGGGATTGGTCACTTTTGCCCGAGTCCGGGATTAAGCAGTTTGTGCTTGAACCCTTGCCGGAAGAAGTAAGAACCTTGGCCCAGAAATTTCCTAATCTAAGCCAAACTTTTGCTAAACTCGGGATTACTAAATTTACTGATTTAGAAAAATTAAAAACCGCTAAATTAACTTTGCCGTGCTTGACTAAACTGCTTGATTTGCCGCAATTAGACTTGGGAAGAGCCGGGTTTACCTTGCCCAAGGGTGTGCCGCTTGCAAAATTATCCGCGAGTTTGAAAGAGGAAATTCCCACGGAAATCGTTTTTGCTAAAACTGGCAACGAGACAATTGACTTAGACATTGATTTAACAATCAATGAGCAGGGCCAAACTTCGCAGAAAATCACCACTATTTCTGGGCAGCCGTTAAAATTGATAATTAAACCAGAAGCGCCGGTTAAGGAAATCAAAGGTTATTTAGTTTTAACAGCAGTGGATATGTCTCTGATTCCGGCTTTTCCGGAACTTAGTTTGGCTGATGTTTTATCGCAAAGCATTTTTGCTAAACCGGTTTTGGCTCAAGCGCCTCCGCCTACGCAATACATTGCTTTAGAAGGCAGTGAACTGGCAAGACCCCTGGTTTTGGGCGTTAGCGCGGAATCGCAGTTGGAAACTCGGTTAGCGCTTCAAGAATTTGAATATACGGATAAAGACGGGGACGGCATTTATACCGCGGAAATCGCCGCCCCAGTAGTTGCCGGCGAATATGAGATTATTACTTTGCTAGATTATCAAGACATTAATTTAGGAACCAAAGAGATTAGATTGATTACCGTGATTGATCCGGAAGGCTATGTTTATGAGAAATTAGGCGACAAAGAAACCAGAATTCCTGGCGCGATAATTTCTCTTTTTTGGCTTAATCCCCAAAGCAAAAAATATGAAGAATGGCCGGCCAGCGAATTCCAGCAGGAAAATCCGCAGATTACCAATAACACGGGCAAATATTCTTTTCTCGTGCCGGAAGGCTCGTATTATTTGAACATTGAAGCGCCGGGCTACGAAGATTACGAAGGCAAGCCGCTTCAAGTTAAACAAGGCGCGGGAATTCATACCAATATTGAGCTTAAAACTAAACACGCTTGGCTTAAGGCGATTGATTGGAAAGTGATATTGCTGGTTGTAGTTGTTTTGCTTTTGTTGTATAATTTTTATAGAGATAAGTTGCGGGAGAGAATTAAGAAGTAA